A window of Rosa rugosa chromosome 7, drRosRugo1.1, whole genome shotgun sequence genomic DNA:
tatggattgaaacaatccggacggatgtggtataaccgtctaagtgactacttgattgggaagggatatgagaacaatgaaatatgcccatgcgtgtttataaaaaggacaagttccggatttgcaattgtagcagtttatgtcgatgacatgaacctaattggaactctagatgagttaaaggaaactgctaagtacttgaaatccgaatttaagatgaaagatcttgggaaaacacggttttggctcggactagaactcgagcaccgtagcgATGgtattatgatccatcagtcagcatatactcaaaaattactaaggcgctttaatgaagataaagcaaagcctgtgagtactcccatgatcggtcgtagtcttgagcctgaaaaagatccgtttcgtccaagggatgaggacgaagacttattagaggctgaagtgccctatctaagtgcaataggcgcattattgtacttagctcaatgcacaagaccggacatctcattcgcagtaaacttgttagctcgacacagttctgcgccaacacgccgccattggattggcataaagacaatttttcgatacttgagaggtacgattgatataggcttgttctatccctacagagagaaaagaaataacggaagtgtgggatcggactccacaaggcaaaacgccaccttccgtgctcctcctccccttcatcaaaatgacaacgatgtattgatgggttttgctgatgcagggtatctctctgaccctcacaaaggtcgctcccaaacgggttatgtctttaccatgggaagcactacaatatcttggaggtctacaaagcagacccttgttgctacttcctcaaatcatgaaGAGATTATCGCtttacatgaagccgtgcgagaatgcatatggctaaggtctgtagttagacacattcgaggaacttgtggtttgaagtctaccacagatgaacctacatgcatttatgaagataatgcagcttgtattgagcaaatgaagttaggtttcatcaagggcgacaacaccaagcatatatcgcctaagttcttttacaatcagcaacaacaaacacttctaaatattgaagtgaatcaaatccgttcagaggataatgtagcggacttgttTACCAaatcgttacctaaatccaccttcgagaaacatatgaagagtatcggattaagaaagttatccgaactcccataattgtagaaatcagggggagaccttgacatcagggggaggtatgatgtctacatgttcgatctcgaagagtgaaggacgtgttgtgctctttttgcccttcgaccagggttatttttgtcccacaaggtttttattacctggcaaggtttttagtgaggcaacgatcaaaacgtcatcaccgagtttgagcggcacaagggggagtgttgaaggatgtcgactactccacattcacgcgcgttgtgctctttttctccttcgaccaaggttgttttttttcccactgggtttttattacttggcaaggtttttgacaggcaacttagaagcgcatagcagaggcaacactattgacatggaatatccaagggggagtgttgtaaatgataatgactattcatgcaataggtattgcttaatgtatgcgattgacagactcgtaatgtatgcgattgacatacttgtaatgtgcgattgattagtatagctattatgtattgccttttgtatacatgatgtaaccctatataaacctcatggtgatatgaatacaatacaatcattccaattctctacaacatgGTGAACATTAAGATGTCATGTTCCAATTCATGATAACAAGAATAAGCAACAGACAGGTCAATAACAGCCCAATGGAATCAAACTACTGTAGTTGAAGCTGAGAGAAGTATTTCTTCCTATTAATACATGCATCTTCTCCAGCTTTTGTTTCTATGGTAACTCTAGGATATTAATGGTACCGAAACCATTGCCACTAGCAGTATGCAGGAGACGGAGAGGTAATGGCTCCTGTTATTCATGATATGGACTTCTTCAGGCTCCACTGAACTAAAAATTCACATGAAAACCCATTTCAATACAAGTAATTCAAACAGATTCACAGAAGTATTGCATAACTTTCTGTTTTCTGCTGCATGAAAAGCCCTAATTAGGATGGATAATTGCATCTCTGAACTTATAATAGTCATCAACTTTGTTGTAGACTTGATGAGAAACTCGAGCATACCTCGTTGTTGTTGCCACCTCTTCATGTTTTGGCATCTGGTAATATATGTGGACTTCAACACCAAATTTCTCCCTTAAATGTGTCCttaacttcaaagcatcatcaTCACTTGAAACCTCCAAACAAGCTGGTATTCCCACCATGATCATGCTTGCACACATATCTGGCAGAGACCCAAGATTGGTTCCCCAAGCCTTTGCCAACATCTTACCCATCCCAACAACAACATCATGATTCCTCCTTTTGATTCCCTTAATACCGCCTTCAAACCTATTTGTGATTCCACAACTGAAGGAACCACTAAAGATGGACTATAATCCGTAGTCCCTATCCAACTACTTTCAATAGCCAACCCTTTACCATAGTCATGAGACACCATAGGATGATGCAATTCTAAATGTGTGACTGACTTCTTACAATATAAAAATGCAACCGAAGCAGGGCAGAAGAACCACTTGTGCAAATTACTAGTGTGAAAATCTGCTCCAATTTCTTGCATGTCAACATCTACACACCTAACACCCTAATCTATGAAAACTTGATCAACACCTTCTTCCCTGCAAACTTTAACCAATTTCTTAATTAGAAGTACAATAGATGGCATGGATGTAACATGATCAATCATAGCTAATCTAATTCTTCTACCACTAGGCTTTTCCTTGACCAAATTAAGCCTTCCGAAATTCACTTATAATTTCTTCACTGGAATTCACTGGAAATTGAAATGGAACTTCAATAACATACCCGCCAGCACGCGAAAAATAGGCCTTGATCGAGTTCCACACCGCGCCATAAGCACATTGCAGTATGATGACAGCATCCCCTTTCTTGAATTTGCCTTCAGAGAAGGCCCACTGCATCTGCTGCAAGACTATGGCTACTGCTGTGGTGGCATTATCTACAATGGAAATTTCATCAACATCTTCTGCATTGATAAGTTCTTTAACTGTGTTTCTTGATTTGAGTATCCCCTTGTGGAGCTCATTGAAGTAGAAATGGTCCGGTTGGCCTGGCCATTTGAGTTGCCATTGTTGCAATGCAGAGATAACAAAAGCAGGGGAGCAACCAAAGCTGCCATTGTTTATCTGGGCAACACCCGGATCTTGGTGAGAAAATTGAGCTTGGATGTCAGAGTCTGTAATGAAGGAAGAGAGTTTTTGCTTGATGGGGAAATTGGTTTGGGTATCACTAGGGTTAAGGTTGTGGTAATAATGGTAAGATGATGCCCTTGAAATTCGAAATGAAAGCTTGGGCTTCAAGATTTGGATATTCTGATGACGAAGTAGTAGATGAGGAACATAGTACCGGTAGAACATGATTATCCGACAAGCCATGACTAGCCTCACTCCAGAACAAAGAACTAATACCTTCAGATCATTCCCACAAACAAATTGCGTGTATAGATATATTATTAATCATATTTCAATTTTCACCATCAATTGTGCTAAAATAATGTCTTCTTCCAAGCATGTCTTTGTTATCCGAATTCCGAAATGCATACATAGTAGTTTAGCTAATATAATGCAACTTAGACTGTGGCTGACTGTCGATGATTACAACATTTTTTGTGTTTGGGGTCACAATCAGGGTGGTGAGAAAGGACAatttcctcttttcttctatTTGTTTTGTCCCAGCTTCTAATCAATAAGTTCAAAAGTAATTTGGTTTTTAGTTTCGGCCGAAGAATAATACTACAGAATAAGTACTAAAAGAACAAACTCATCATTATGAAGGTGTAGGCATAAGATTGTCATGATACATATGTAGCAATCCAAATCAGATTGTGCTCGACAGGAGTCGCAGGACTACAGCAGGGACACTCAGGCAAAAGTCTTATATTTCAATACATGCTAATTATAAGCATGAAATAAGGGAATTACTCAAATTGGAGGGGGTAATCAGCAATCTTCTCCCAAGATTTGAGACTTCTATCTTTGTAGTCAATTTTGTACAATGCAAGTCGAGTTATAAAGAAGCTCAAGCTGCTGAGGCCTTCATCCAGATAACTGACTTTTTCTTGAgctttcttcctctcttcttctgtcAAGTAACCATAAAGGAGGCTCAAATGTGGCCTAACTTCTGCAGAGGACATACAATAGTTTTGGTCCATCAATAAATCATAATGTGAAATGAAGATAAAGTAGCAAAATTTGCAATCTAATCTTTATTCTCTAAATGCACAGAAAACCTGGCCATAGCAAGAGCTCACTTCTGTGATATCTTATGTTACTCAGGATGTTCTTTGATTGATTCCTACTTCCTAGCAGACGAATAAAATCTTACTAAATCAACTGCATTTATATATGCTTCAATAGATAGAAATTAAGTATTAAGACGTCTGTCATTTCAAAGAGACCAAGATCAACAGCAGAAAGATCCTGATGTTATTATAGTCCTAAGATCCGTGATGTTGTTCTCAAGGATAATGTAACAAGTTTGAAATGCAGAAAGCTTGAAGATTAGTTTTAGTCAATAGATCGTCTCACACACACTCTCACAGGGcaaaattatatattatataccaAAACTtacaaaatattttcttttccaaataGCTTATGGCTAGAGTTATGGTTGAACAGATAAATTCATAGACAAACCAGCTCTAAAATGAAAAGACCTTACTATTACAAAATTGGAATCGTCCACCACAAACTCCTGTTGCAAAATAtaactgagaaaaaaaaaaatttgatacaCGTGAATTACTCTAAACAGTTTAATAAATATGAAGAATAAGTTAATACTGGGCTCAACTAATAGATAGAAGTAAAAGTAAGATGCCATAAACCAAAGATGCATAAATTATCCAAAAGAAATTTCACTTTTATACATTAATCTGCATACATCTATCTGAAACCAAAAGGCCAACGGAGAAGTGGAAAAAtcgtaaaaaataaaaataaaacaaaacagaacaaaacaataaatgaCAACAATACAGTACCTCAGGTGACACCTCGAAAGATGAATGAATGAGGAGGGAAATACATTGGAAATAGGAACTCCTAGTAACGACTTGATTAACTTTTGCTTTGTACGAAGAAATAACATTAGACTGGAGAGATCTGAACTTGGTGAGCATATCCTCATGCTTCATACGAATGGACCCCACAACGACAATGTGGGGATCAATCTCCGGCCCGCCGAATTCAGTCCGCAGTCCCACCATCACTTTCTTAATCCGGAGAGACACATCATCTGACGGGATTGCCCACACCGAATATGAGTAAGTTTTCTTGTCAACCATATAATGACTGACTAGTGGAGAAGGGTACTCAAATACAGAAAATTCAGCCTGTAAAAGAGCATGAAAACAACTATAATTTGCAACAATTCTACATTTTTGAACCATATTGATACATATTTGATCAAGCATCGGGATGGAAAAAAGAACAGTAAGAACTATACATTGGGTGTAGAATTATCTTTGTTCTTGGGTTTGCTGCCTCCCAATACTGAAACTATACTGCTCACATACACAATAGCAGAAGAGTCAGTCCGCTCGCTTTGAATGGGAAGATTTTTAAGCTTTTTGGTATCGAGATTATAAGAGAATATAAGTCCTCTATAATCAGTGTCGTTAGGATCATTTAAAAGAACCCTGTCGCTCTTCCAAAATATCAACGGTTCCACAGGGAGCTCAAAAGTTATGTGTTTTGTCCAAGCACCACCGTTATGACCACCAAATTCATCTATCACCCATATTCCATATGATGATAGTTGACAGATTTGTATTCCCAAAAGAGCAACGGAGTCCTTCCACACTAAAAGGCTCTCAAAGAAATAATTTTTTGATGGATAATCAAATTCATCCGGTAACATTATATTATGAAATAGCTCATCCCCAGTATCAAACATAATGATAACTTCCCTAATGAATTGCTCCTCGTCTTCATCAAGCACATCCAATTCCTTGTGTTGCTCAGGTGCTCGCCAAAAACACATATCCTTGAAGTGCATCTGGAATATTTGGGGCCAAAGAATAGTAGTTTCTGTTTCTAATGTATCAGTCTTGATCTTTCTCCAAGCATCAGTACCCAGGGTGTAGACAGCTGCTTGGGGAGGATTATAAATGTTAAATCCATCAGGCGTAGATAATTCTGGAGCAGGAAATCCAATGTTAACAATTTTATATTCGTTAAAGTTCGGATCATATCCAAATCCCAATCCATCTCTAAATCGGAATCTGGAAGGTACGGAGAGGGGGGAAGAAGCTTATATTCATGAATTGCTGGGTTGCAAATAATCACCTCACCAGAGACTGATTGAGCTAGACAAATGATCCCGTTACAATGGCCTATAATTATAAGTGATTCGGCCCGAGTCTTTACACCGGTAGAAAACGGAATATGGAATTCCTGGATACTAGAAAGAAAGCTATGCTCATCATGCACACCATCAACATCATTATCTTCATCATTtcgaaaatgaagaaatgagaACAACTCTTGAGTCTCGTCAGAGTTGGTGTCCTTATGGACTTTACGTTTCATAAGAACACTGGTGGAGAGATTGTTGTGCATGGAAATGGAGAGGTGCTTAGCTACGAACCTGGGAGTGGTGATCAGAGCATACCACCTATTAGAGACGCACTGGAATCGCTTAAGAGATTTGGGTGGCAGAGTTGATAGGATTTGCTCCACCACATCTTCATCAATAGTTTTGCCAAACTCCAACGTCATTTCAGATAGATCTTTTCCTTctcgatcatcttcttgatctatTACATAACACACAATCAGAAAACAATACGCAGACTCAATTCAACCGGATTCTGACCTTATTCTCAACGCTTGAACGCTCAAGTTCAATAATGTGAAATTGAAACTCATTGAAACAAGtgcacagaaaaaaaaattgcacaaTTACCTTAGTCCTTAATAGGAACAAATGGACAAGAGGATGTCGAAAGAGCGATTCGATGAAGGATGCAGCTGCACTTCGAGAGCTGGAGAGATAATTTAGGGATTCAGAGAGTTGAGACCCATTGTGTTTCGATTTTATGGCAAAATCCCCTTAAAAACGCCCAACAGTAAGGTGCAcccctatttttttcttttaaagaaaaataattcaTTTAATATGATAGAAAAAGGAAAGATGTTTGAGATACAGAATTTGAATATATATTGGCCATGTAAGCAATATGCAATATGCAATATGCTTGGCCAGAAATTTTTCTATGCTACTGTCTCTCTCAAACCATTTGGCAATATATGCTTGGCCGAGAAATTTTTCCATACTGCTGTCAAATCCACGTGACAAATGCCACGTGGTTTGACGAGCTTGTAATACGTTGACACGTGgccaagagaaaaagagagttAAATAAGACTATGTTGTCGAAGATGTTTATTAGGGCCTAATCGTTTTAAAGCTTCTTATACCCGAACTCCATGGTGGCCGAACGATACAAGGACCAAGGTATCAATCAAAGAAGAACCCAACAATTACAATTACTGGATTTACTGCAATCAAACTCTACAAGAGAGATTCTTTGCCCATCTGCAATGAAATGGATCTTCAtcacactactacaaaaacatGATTTAAGGACACTGGAAAAGAGTCCTCTAATACATTTAAGGACTCTCTAAAAAAGAGTCATCTATATCCATCAGTCATTGTAAGTCATATACAAGGACACTGAAAAGTGTCATCTTTTCCCTACAAGGACACTAAAACTGTgttcttaaagaaaaaaaataagtgtCCTCATATCCAATAGAGGACACATAAACTGTGTTCTCATATCAAGAAAAATGTGTCCTCTTTACCTTACTAGGACACCTAAACTGTGTCCTTAAAGTCCAAAGTAAGTGTCCTTGTATCTAATAGAGGACACATAAAATGTGTTCCCATATCAAGATACTGTGTCCTCTATACCTTACTAGGACACATAAACCTGGTCCTTAAATGTTGAAAaccatccaaaaaaaaatatatcgcAAGCATTCTTAAAAGTGCCAAAATGAATAGTCACCAAAATACACTAATACAATATGTACACAAATAAAGATCCGATCCAAGGAGAATCAACTGCAAATGATCCATACTTGTTTAATTATTTGTAGTAAACAACCATACTCAATCATATACTCGCAAATGATCCATTTATTAAAAGGATTTTAGTGGATTGACATCCAAATGACTCATATAATTACCATTCGGGTTCAACAGGCAAGATGTTGCTGCTACGCACAACAATAAAAAATGCTTTCCGACATCTAGTTTGTCTGGCCAAGTTCACGATTCACGGGATTTGGCCTACTAACATTTCCAATGGTGAAGTGTAATCAGGTACAAAAACAACACTCATTCGACCAAAACTAGGTATTATTTTTACTGTATATCTTTCTGCATGAGTGTTGTTCCTGTGCCTGATCCACTTGAcccaaaagttttttttttacaatttccCAAAGTTGAGTTCAAATTTTTAAGATCCGTCAAATACTCAAATGAAGCACATTCTGAAactcatgatttttttttaggtGTTGTTCCTGTGCCTGATCCACTTGACCCAAAAGTTTTTTTTACAATTTCCCAAAGTTGAGTTCAAATTTTTAAGATCTGTCAAATGAAGCACATTCTGAAACtcatattttttatttagttattttttttttaaagaagggTAAAGGCACCTGTTAGGTTGGGATAGTGTTACTCCCATCTATATTAATTGAAAAGTATGGATATGAAACACTATCATTTGAGTGGCCGCCAACAGCAAAAGGGTTGCTGAAATTACCCTGTTGATAACCATTGCTTGATGCTCCAATTTGTGCATTCTGCTGAGAAAAGTGTTCTTGAGGCATAATTGCATTCTGTTGTGAAATATTGTTGTAGTTGGAATTGTTCACTGTAGATACTTGTTGCTGCTGTCTACCATATGATACTGACACATTCGAGCCATTTTGAGCAAGAAACCCAGCTGACTGATGGGAGAAACCAAATTGAAATGGCATTGAACTGTAACTTCCTTCAATTCCCATATTGTTGTTCATCATGAATGTGTTATTTCCCATAGATGGCATAGACTGATAACTCATGGATGGCATATTGAAGTTGTGCTGAAATGTAGTTGGTAAAGTGATTGATGTGGGTGGCACAGCAAAGCCAGTACTTGCAACCATAGTGTTTTGTGGACACACAAAGCCATATTGAGTGGTTGCAGGGGAGGCATTGTATTGATGAAAATTAGTTATTCCAGAGGTCATACAGTTGATCATGCCATTGTGAGTAACTCCATAGTTACTAAGTGAAGGCATCAGATTAGAATGCATCCCAAAAGATTGACCAAAACCAGGAGGTGACAACATTCTAGAATTCATGCCATAATGACTATTGTGGTGAAAGTTGTGTAACATGCCATTCTGAGCAAACATTGCTGCAAGTGTGGCTAAAGGTGCAGATTTGTTTTCCAACTCAATTTCACATTGGGCAGACAGTAATTAACAATGATCTTATTTCTTCTAAATCAACATTGCTTTTCCCTTTGATAATTTGCCTAGTATGGCCATACTCACTAGGGAGTCCAGCAAGAATTAACATTTTAATTAACATCTTGGTCAGACATTCTAACTCCCACAGCGGCCAATTGATTTCTAACACTCTTGAATTTCAATAAGTACCTTTCTATAGAATCAGAACCTTTCTGAATACTCTGCATAGCATATTTCAATTTCATAATATGTGACTCAGAGACAGTTGCATACCTCTTCTTAAGTGTAAGCCATACCTTCATTGATGTCTGACACCCAATTACAAGAGTGAGAGCGTCTGCCGATAGAGTGTTGATGATCATCAAAATTAGAGAACTATCCGGCCTGCTCCAGCCATCTTTCATAAGCATCAGTATTAt
This region includes:
- the LOC133722510 gene encoding uncharacterized protein LOC133722510 isoform X1, which translates into the protein MHFKDMCFWRAPEQHKELDVLDEDEEQFIREVIIMFDTGDELFHNIMLPDEFDYPSKNYFFESLLVWKDSVALLGIQICQLSSYGIWVIDEFGGHNGGAWTKHITFELPVEPLIFWKSDRVLLNDPNDTDYRGLIFSYNLDTKKLKNLPIQSERTDSSAIVYVSSIVSVLGGSKPKNKDNSTPNAEFSVFEYPSPLVSHYMVDKKTYSYSVWAIPSDDVSLRIKKVMVGLRTEFGGPEIDPHIVVVGSIRMKHEDMLTKFRSLQSNVISSYKAKVNQVVTRSSYFQCISLLIHSSFEVSPELYFATGVCGGRFQFCNKVRPHLSLLYGYLTEEERKKAQEKVSYLDEGLSSLSFFITRLALYKIDYKDRSLKSWEKIADYPLQFE
- the LOC133722510 gene encoding uncharacterized protein LOC133722510 isoform X2, producing MHFKDMCFWRAPEQHKELDVLDEDEEQFIREVIIMFDTGDELFHNIMLPDEFDYPSKNYFFESLLVWKDSVALLGIQICQLSSYGIWVIDEFGGHNGGAWTKHITFELPVEPLIFWKSDRVLLNDPNDTDYRGLIFSYNLDTKKLKNLPIQSERTDSSAIVYVSSIVSVLGGSKPKNKDNSTPNAEFSVFEYPSPLVSHYMVDKKTYSYSVWAIPSDDVSLRIKKVMVGLRTEFGGPEIDPHIVVVGSIRMKHEDMLTKFRSLQSNVISSYKAKVNQVVTRSSYFQCISLLIHSSFEVSPEKLGHI